A stretch of Zootoca vivipara chromosome 13, rZooViv1.1, whole genome shotgun sequence DNA encodes these proteins:
- the LOC118078460 gene encoding olfactory receptor 14A16-like: MDNQSSISGFLLLEFSAIREQQILLFLLFLILYLAIVSGNLLIISAVVFDHHLHTPMYFFLMNLAIQDLGSVSAIIPKSMANSFHNTRYISYSGCVAQVFCFVSFVGSDFFLLTVMAYDRYVAICNPLQYEMVMNKAACTQMVAGVWITGLFYGTLHTGGTFAVQFCSNIVNQFYCEIPELLKVSCSDSYLAEVVILVISAVIELGCFFFIVATYVLIFTAVLRIPSIQGRQKAFSTCLPHLIVFSVFIFTGWFAYLRPPSDTPSGMDLALTVIYTFVPPMLNPVIYSMRNKDIQVALAKLSASLSSFCM; this comes from the coding sequence atggaTAATCAATCCTCCATTTCTGGATTTCTACTTCTTGAATTCTCAGCCATCCGGGAACAGCAGATTCTACTCTTCCTGTTGTTCCTGATATTGTACCTAGCAATTGTCTCAGGGAATCTTCTCATCATTTCTGCAGTAGTCTTCGACCACCACCTGCACACCCCTATGTACTTCTTCCTAATGAACTTGGCCATCCAGGATCTTGGCTCCGTTTCTGCCATCATACCCAAATCAATGGCTAATTCTTTCCACAATACTAGATACATTTCTTACTCTGGATGTGTGGCTcaagtgttctgttttgtttcctttgtgggatctgatttctttctccTCACAGTCATGGCATATGATCGctatgttgccatttgcaacccGCTACAATATGAAATGGTGATGAACAAGGCAGCCTGCACACAAATGGTTGCTGGTGTTTGGATCACTGGTCTTTTCTATGGCACATTGCacactggagggacctttgcagtACAGTTTTGCTCCAATATTGTCAATCAATTCTACTGCGAAATCCCAGAGTTACTGAAGGTCTCCTGCTCTGACTCATATCTAGCTGAAGTTGTCATTCTTGTGATCAGTGCAGTTATAGAGTTAGGCTGTTTTTTCTTCATTGTTGCTACGTACGTGCTAATCTTCACTGCAGTGCTGAGAATCCCCTCCATCCAGGGAAGGCAAAAAGCCTTCTCCACCTGCCTTCCACACCTCAttgtattttctgtatttataTTCACTGGCTGGTTTGCCTACCTAAGACCACCTTCTGATACACCATCTGGTATGGATTTGGCATTAACTGTGATATATACCTTTGTTCCACCCATGTTGAACCCAGTGATCTATAGCATGAGAAACAAAGATATCCAGGTTGCTCTAGCAAAGCTGTCAGCTTCACTGTCCTCTTTTTGCATGTAA